The Verrucomicrobiota bacterium genome contains a region encoding:
- a CDS encoding DUF1565 domain-containing protein, which yields MSTNLHSMNALKANSLAGFERGRQPRRASETTKGASFTLLCAAVGLSLLLSPQDAQCQNGGISWGHDLVYWFDAQDRNIRSNRFDLNNYPPDATVTASIDAWTVPDLYFYSFDPFSDLRIHSYTYSPRVWVYHQNKGYDLADDFVTATVWWRTSPWPPCDDVPGICVNVVYTMLEKILIDGLPTPEMAGPYRGDVTAFSENHLRADPEYHWGFEAIVRRISPGHLRDPDNSISNWTAASDIIVGDIAQVNYALHLQAITNALQSGKTLVVNHGTYTNLLSDLQAAAQSEQAYLLADPVGEYADEGYVDRWHKVEPFEVHFTDVLNGRVIDGSWLTQDWKLGWYGRFAYGSIHPVGQYRDLARVFNRLVRNTPPPPAPLAPFVTLATPDHQTIFLDPPATIMLRAYSTTSNQVVKVEYYQDDVKIGEDYAWPYALIVNELGIGNYTFRAVVTDTSGMMVSNSLQIIVDTNIAPTAELTGPTNGAVFGPFANIALNASATDANGSVAQVAFYAGTNLLRVLTNGSFGMAWSNMIAGNYSLKAVATDNYGVSTTSAPVVITVESAVAYVSPAGSDANNGLSWETAKRTVQAGIDALAVPGGEVWVAAGIYQENLNPRPLITLYGGFAGNETNRTDRNWTANETVLDGATNGSVVEFVNTGSTLSRIDGFTIRNGNAAKGGGIYCSNAAPVIANNKIILNTGSGIFCDYAESTITNNLIATNNPVANCGDFNFCGAGISCSNSAPEVNGNLIVGNGGDGISCWYGTAKIVNNVITDNSGSGVHGVLSSPLVSNNRIERNSGSFGGGIVFWGGNGSDSRPMIANNLILSNSASSGGGIALIWSQGMIANNTIVSNAAGFIGGGVYTFSSYVQLKNNIIAFNGPASGISVRGVAGPESARNCVFDNNPENYDATDGPTDIIAAPQFVDMANGDFHLLATSPCIDAGIDALVHGPKQDTSIYLVPDRDMDGETRISGPHVDIGADEFFVAITNTAPTLDAIADLTINEDAGSQTVNLTGITSGATNENQVLTVTATASNPSLVPNPAVSYSNPNSAGTLTFTLPPNANGTATITVTVHDGGGTASDGQDTFSRSFLVTVNPVNDLPTISRLPNRTIYENTPTPTLRFRVGDVETPLNELVVSGSSSNTNLVPNENIILGGSADRRWYRIIPATNQLGSTAITISVSDGTGTASSTFVLTVEPQNHAPILPLVFDWTIDELTTLTVTNSATDAESPVLTYSLLVAPSGASISTNGVITWTPTDAQGPGIYVITTLVTDDDALPLTAINTFKVTVNDLTPTVVMDLMDPFAYEDGLNQGFVLITRIGQTNAPLTVNYTVGGTASNGIDYAFLPGSLVIPAGSASAALWVAPVDDTDVEGNESAILTLFTNGSYYAGSANSATIIIQDNDFTPTVVMDLIDPIAYENGPNQGFVLITRIGQTNAPLTVNYTVGGTASNGIDYAFLPGSLVIPAGSSSAALWVSPVNDTNVEGNESVILTLSTNGSYYAGPANSATIIIQDNDFPPRDVRFDSPTRLLDGSVGLNLAGNSERSYFIEASSNLLHWVPLLTTNVDINGHIQFKDLEATNFSSRFYRARLSANLSFGGSLIGWWPGEGNANDNAGTNHGTLRNGTTFAAGAVDQAFSFDGVDDFVEIPDSPLWDFGTNGFSIAMWLNFRTVKSTVIMGQSVGEGNQNKWLIEYDPAPGPGLHFYINRDTFVEGISTVQTDFMPVAGQWYHIVVTRNGIAYNLFIDGAIAATGNDSNSIPNPNSLLYIGQAEFAPGESAQYMDGLIDEVSIYNRVLPPQEVSLLYNTSPLASLRSGLIAYYPFNGNANDASGNGWHGTFVNGTAICASAPGPGEAACLDGVDDYLTLPGQVLSGMPQGTVFAWVYLDEYEPPDRSTPILSKGDQNWTDFAIMLDPSQGEVLYALIGNETMAGSTSIPVGAWVSVAFSWDGEHWRLYANGQLDAEIQRVTGLGTDESTVNLGHHEHCCTALYTHGKFNGFRMYNRALSAPEILLLHRMAAN from the coding sequence ATGAGCACCAACTTGCATTCGATGAATGCCCTTAAAGCAAATAGCTTGGCGGGATTCGAACGCGGACGTCAGCCTAGGCGCGCATCCGAAACGACGAAGGGAGCGAGCTTTACCCTGTTGTGCGCAGCAGTTGGTCTGAGCCTGCTTCTCTCGCCGCAGGATGCGCAATGTCAGAATGGTGGAATCTCCTGGGGACACGACCTGGTTTACTGGTTCGACGCCCAAGATCGGAATATCAGATCAAACCGGTTTGATCTCAACAATTACCCACCGGATGCTACGGTTACCGCCTCGATCGACGCATGGACTGTTCCTGATCTATATTTTTATTCGTTCGATCCTTTTTCGGATTTGAGAATCCATTCCTACACATACAGCCCGAGAGTTTGGGTTTATCACCAGAACAAGGGCTATGACCTCGCAGATGATTTCGTCACGGCAACGGTCTGGTGGAGAACGTCGCCGTGGCCGCCATGCGACGACGTACCAGGCATCTGCGTTAATGTAGTCTACACTATGCTTGAAAAAATTCTCATCGACGGCTTACCTACGCCGGAAATGGCAGGACCGTATCGAGGAGACGTAACCGCTTTCAGTGAAAACCATCTCCGCGCTGACCCGGAATACCATTGGGGTTTCGAAGCGATTGTCCGGCGCATCTCGCCCGGACATTTGCGTGATCCCGATAATTCCATTTCTAATTGGACGGCCGCGTCAGACATAATCGTCGGAGACATCGCACAGGTAAACTATGCACTCCATCTGCAAGCCATCACGAATGCCCTGCAGTCCGGGAAAACGCTGGTTGTCAATCACGGCACCTATACAAATTTACTGTCAGATCTGCAGGCCGCCGCGCAAAGCGAACAGGCCTACCTGCTGGCCGATCCCGTGGGCGAATATGCTGACGAGGGATATGTGGATAGGTGGCATAAGGTTGAACCTTTTGAAGTTCATTTCACAGATGTGCTAAACGGCAGGGTCATTGACGGGTCGTGGCTGACGCAGGACTGGAAACTCGGTTGGTACGGCCGGTTTGCTTACGGAAGCATTCACCCAGTCGGCCAATACCGGGACTTGGCACGGGTGTTCAATCGATTGGTCAGGAACACACCGCCTCCACCTGCCCCTCTAGCACCCTTCGTCACGTTGGCGACGCCCGACCATCAAACGATATTCCTGGATCCTCCGGCAACGATTATGTTGCGGGCCTATTCGACGACCAGCAATCAGGTCGTGAAAGTTGAGTATTACCAGGACGACGTGAAGATCGGCGAAGACTATGCATGGCCTTATGCTCTGATTGTGAACGAGCTTGGAATTGGAAATTACACCTTTCGCGCCGTGGTCACGGATACATCAGGGATGATGGTTTCCAATTCCCTGCAGATAATCGTAGATACAAATATTGCACCCACGGCTGAACTCACCGGTCCGACAAACGGAGCCGTGTTCGGGCCGTTTGCGAACATCGCGCTGAACGCAAGTGCCACCGATGCTAATGGCAGCGTGGCTCAAGTTGCTTTTTACGCCGGTACAAATTTACTGCGCGTGCTAACGAACGGTTCTTTCGGAATGGCGTGGAGCAACATGATTGCAGGCAACTACTCTTTGAAGGCTGTAGCGACCGACAATTATGGCGTCAGCACAACTTCGGCCCCGGTGGTCATAACGGTTGAGTCTGCAGTTGCATACGTCAGCCCTGCCGGCTCGGATGCTAACAATGGCTTGTCTTGGGAAACTGCTAAGCGGACCGTTCAAGCCGGAATCGATGCCCTCGCTGTGCCTGGTGGAGAAGTTTGGGTGGCGGCAGGCATATACCAAGAGAATCTCAATCCCCGTCCTCTAATCACCCTGTACGGTGGATTTGCCGGGAATGAAACCAATCGAACCGACAGAAACTGGACTGCCAACGAGACCGTCTTGGATGGTGCAACGAACGGAAGCGTTGTGGAGTTTGTCAACACCGGTTCAACCCTGTCTCGCATCGACGGTTTCACGATCCGCAACGGAAATGCCGCCAAGGGAGGAGGCATCTACTGTTCGAACGCGGCCCCGGTCATCGCGAACAACAAGATCATCCTCAATACCGGTTCTGGAATCTTTTGTGACTATGCCGAGTCAACCATCACCAACAACTTGATCGCCACAAATAACCCAGTCGCGAATTGTGGCGACTTCAATTTTTGTGGCGCCGGGATTTCCTGCAGTAATTCTGCGCCCGAAGTGAACGGCAACCTGATTGTCGGTAATGGAGGCGACGGCATTAGCTGCTGGTATGGCACCGCGAAAATCGTGAACAACGTGATTACGGACAACTCCGGCAGCGGGGTTCATGGTGTGCTCTCTTCGCCCCTGGTTTCTAACAACCGAATCGAACGGAACAGTGGGAGCTTTGGTGGAGGCATTGTCTTCTGGGGCGGCAATGGGAGTGATTCTCGACCCATGATTGCGAACAACTTGATTTTGTCCAACAGCGCATCTAGTGGTGGAGGGATCGCGCTGATATGGTCGCAAGGAATGATCGCGAATAACACGATTGTGTCGAACGCGGCTGGGTTTATTGGAGGTGGTGTTTACACATTCTCGTCGTACGTGCAGTTGAAGAATAACATAATCGCCTTCAACGGGCCCGCATCCGGAATCTCCGTCAGGGGAGTGGCTGGACCCGAATCTGCGCGAAACTGCGTATTTGACAATAATCCTGAGAACTATGACGCGACGGATGGCCCGACGGACATAATTGCGGCTCCACAGTTTGTGGATATGGCGAATGGCGATTTTCACTTGTTGGCGACCTCTCCCTGCATTGATGCCGGCATTGACGCATTAGTGCACGGTCCGAAACAGGATACATCTATTTATCTTGTACCTGACCGCGACATGGATGGCGAAACAAGAATTTCTGGTCCGCACGTGGACATTGGCGCCGATGAATTCTTCGTCGCGATCACCAACACGGCGCCAACACTGGATGCCATCGCTGACCTGACAATAAACGAAGACGCGGGCTCGCAAACGGTCAATCTTACCGGCATTACGTCCGGTGCGACCAATGAAAACCAAGTCCTGACTGTGACCGCAACCGCGAGCAATCCGTCCCTCGTTCCCAATCCCGCCGTGAGCTACAGCAACCCAAACAGCGCGGGCACGCTAACGTTCACACTTCCCCCCAACGCAAATGGCACAGCCACCATTACCGTAACGGTCCATGACGGCGGCGGAACCGCAAGCGACGGACAGGATACGTTCAGTCGATCGTTCCTTGTCACGGTGAATCCGGTCAACGACCTTCCGACAATCTCGCGGCTGCCAAACCGAACAATTTATGAAAACACCCCGACCCCGACGCTTCGATTCCGCGTGGGAGATGTGGAGACACCTTTGAACGAATTGGTTGTTTCCGGCAGCTCTTCAAATACGAATCTGGTTCCCAACGAGAACATCATCTTGGGGGGGTCTGCGGACCGCCGTTGGTATCGAATCATCCCGGCGACGAATCAACTTGGCAGCACGGCGATCACGATCAGCGTGAGTGACGGTACCGGTACCGCAAGTTCAACTTTTGTCCTGACCGTGGAACCACAGAACCACGCGCCCATACTGCCGCTCGTCTTCGACTGGACGATCGACGAGTTGACCACGTTGACGGTGACAAATTCTGCCACCGACGCCGAAAGCCCTGTTCTTACTTATTCGCTATTGGTTGCCCCGAGTGGGGCCAGCATCAGTACCAACGGTGTGATCACTTGGACGCCAACAGATGCCCAGGGTCCTGGCATTTACGTCATTACGACGCTCGTTACGGATGACGACGCGCTGCCATTAACTGCCATCAATACTTTTAAGGTTACCGTCAACGATCTCACGCCGACCGTGGTGATGGATTTGATGGATCCTTTTGCTTACGAGGATGGCCTGAACCAGGGTTTTGTACTGATTACCAGAATAGGTCAGACAAACGCGCCTCTTACAGTGAACTACACGGTTGGCGGCACGGCGAGCAACGGCATTGATTACGCGTTCCTCCCTGGTTCATTAGTCATCCCGGCCGGATCTGCATCCGCGGCACTTTGGGTGGCACCGGTTGACGACACGGATGTGGAAGGCAACGAGTCAGCGATACTGACGCTTTTCACGAACGGAAGTTATTACGCTGGCTCGGCAAATAGTGCCACAATCATCATTCAAGACAACGATTTCACGCCGACTGTGGTGATGGATTTGATTGATCCTATTGCTTACGAGAATGGCCCGAACCAGGGTTTTGTACTGATTACCAGAATAGGTCAGACAAACGCGCCTCTTACAGTGAACTACACGGTTGGCGGCACGGCGAGCAACGGCATTGATTACGCGTTTCTCCCTGGCTCATTAGTCATCCCCGCTGGATCTTCATCCGCAGCGCTCTGGGTGTCACCGGTCAACGACACGAATGTGGAAGGCAACGAGTCAGTGATACTGACGCTTTCCACGAACGGAAGTTATTACGCTGGCCCAGCAAATAGTGCCACAATCATTATTCAAGACAACGATTTTCCCCCACGTGATGTCAGGTTTGATTCCCCAACCCGATTACTGGATGGCAGTGTGGGATTGAACCTCGCGGGTAATTCAGAACGCAGCTATTTCATTGAAGCCTCTTCCAATCTGCTGCACTGGGTTCCCTTGCTGACGACAAACGTAGATATAAACGGACACATACAGTTCAAAGATCTTGAAGCAACGAACTTCTCCAGCCGTTTCTACCGGGCTCGACTCTCCGCGAACCTTTCTTTTGGGGGTAGCTTAATAGGTTGGTGGCCGGGAGAGGGAAACGCGAACGACAACGCGGGCACAAATCATGGCACGCTTCGGAATGGAACCACCTTCGCGGCCGGCGCAGTTGACCAGGCGTTTAGTTTTGATGGCGTTGACGATTTCGTTGAAATACCTGATAGCCCCCTTTGGGACTTCGGGACAAATGGCTTTTCAATTGCAATGTGGCTGAATTTTAGAACCGTTAAGAGCACAGTGATAATGGGCCAAAGTGTTGGCGAAGGGAACCAAAACAAGTGGCTTATTGAATACGACCCTGCACCAGGACCCGGCCTACACTTTTATATCAACAGGGACACATTCGTTGAAGGGATATCCACGGTCCAAACGGACTTCATGCCAGTTGCGGGCCAATGGTATCACATAGTTGTCACTCGAAATGGAATCGCGTACAATCTTTTTATTGACGGAGCGATTGCTGCCACAGGGAACGATAGCAACTCGATCCCAAATCCGAATTCCTTGCTCTACATCGGCCAGGCCGAATTTGCTCCGGGTGAATCGGCCCAATACATGGATGGGTTGATCGACGAAGTATCGATCTATAATCGCGTGCTTCCTCCGCAAGAAGTTTCACTACTTTACAACACCAGTCCTCTTGCATCCCTGAGGTCTGGCTTGATCGCCTATTACCCGTTCAACGGGAACGCGAACGATGCCAGTGGGAACGGGTGGCACGGAACCTTTGTAAATGGCACCGCCATTTGTGCATCGGCCCCCGGCCCCGGCGAAGCCGCGTGTCTTGATGGAGTGGATGATTATCTGACCCTACCTGGTCAAGTGTTAAGCGGGATGCCGCAAGGTACGGTCTTCGCGTGGGTTTATCTTGACGAATACGAGCCTCCTGACCGAAGCACGCCTATTCTCTCAAAAGGAGACCAAAATTGGACAGATTTCGCCATTATGTTAGACCCGTCGCAAGGCGAAGTCCTTTACGCACTGATTGGAAACGAAACCATGGCAGGCAGCACCAGTATCCCGGTCGGAGCATGGGTTTCCGTCGCTTTCTCCTGGGATGGAGAACACTGGCGGCTCTATGCCAATGGCCAATTGGATGCGGAGATCCAGCGTGTCACCGGGTTGGGCACAGATGAGTCCACCGTCAACCTCGGCCACCATGAGCACTGCTGTACAGCTCTGTACACCCATGGAAAATTCAATGGCTTCCGCATGTACAACCGCGCCCTCTCTGCACCGGAAATCCTGCTACTTCACAGGATGGCAGCAAACTGA
- a CDS encoding site-specific integrase: protein MAERIRIHRESFENRKEQLQHWKFPQTVKREVLRFLDDLGLGKVNRGKKISGERQLQYLNALRVPLEFFNKSMAQLRLRDVENFEKALSSGGLCNKSTGRPYAHNTQVEMRKFLKIFLRWRLGIPKALALTGWFDTHYRPKTPDFLKEAEIERLYKHCRNARQRFLIAVLFDSGARAEEFHNIRFEDVQLPEGKENFVRITLKQEYSKTLGRTIALYWKYSLETIKEYLAERVAEGIKPADPVFRGDYTATRKFLQRLGQSVLNRPVHYHLFRHSSATYYATKLNRQELCYKFGWRFSSSMVDAYVARSGMETKALDEKFTQTELGTLKDDIAKLEQAARIKDEKIRRMEETMELLLTNLNTVSKVLNLNPTMTEVESALQRKQLPR, encoded by the coding sequence ATGGCAGAACGGATTCGGATTCATCGGGAGAGCTTTGAAAATCGTAAGGAGCAGCTCCAGCACTGGAAATTTCCCCAGACCGTGAAACGGGAAGTCCTGCGTTTCCTCGACGACCTCGGATTGGGCAAGGTCAACCGGGGCAAAAAGATTTCAGGCGAGCGGCAACTCCAATATCTGAATGCGCTGCGAGTCCCGCTGGAGTTTTTCAACAAATCCATGGCGCAGTTAAGGCTGCGAGATGTTGAAAACTTTGAGAAGGCGCTGAGTTCCGGTGGCCTTTGCAATAAATCCACGGGGCGACCTTATGCTCACAACACCCAAGTGGAAATGCGCAAGTTCTTGAAAATATTCCTTCGCTGGCGTTTGGGGATCCCAAAGGCGCTCGCTTTGACCGGTTGGTTCGACACTCACTATCGGCCAAAAACTCCGGACTTCTTGAAGGAGGCCGAGATCGAACGGCTCTACAAACATTGCCGCAATGCCCGGCAGCGATTCTTGATTGCCGTGCTTTTCGACAGTGGCGCACGCGCCGAGGAGTTTCACAACATCCGCTTTGAAGATGTTCAACTGCCCGAGGGCAAAGAAAACTTCGTCAGGATTACACTGAAGCAGGAATACTCCAAGACGCTGGGACGGACGATCGCGCTATATTGGAAATATTCCTTGGAGACTATCAAAGAATATCTTGCGGAGCGGGTTGCCGAGGGCATCAAACCGGCTGATCCCGTGTTCCGGGGCGATTACACGGCGACCCGAAAGTTCCTTCAACGACTGGGCCAGAGTGTCCTTAACCGTCCGGTTCATTATCACTTGTTTCGGCACAGTTCGGCGACCTATTACGCCACCAAACTTAACCGACAAGAATTATGTTACAAATTCGGATGGCGATTTTCATCGTCAATGGTCGACGCTTACGTTGCGCGGAGTGGCATGGAGACGAAGGCGCTTGACGAGAAATTCACTCAAACTGAATTAGGCACACTCAAGGACGACATTGCGAAATTGGAACAGGCGGCCCGTATCAAAGACGAAAAGATTCGACGCATGGAAGAAACTATGGAACTCCTACTGACAAATCTGAACACTGTTTCGAAGGTGTTGAATTTAAATCCAACAATGACAGAGGTTGAATCCGCATTGCAAAGAAAACAGCTCCCCCGGTAA
- a CDS encoding ATP-binding protein, with amino-acid sequence MKPILGRRADALWTAYATAETPHSKLEAEALINMLASQYLSTSVGDDQILLPPPSAEAASGEFLLGTPRYGRLKLSPIYLRRENFIRQVSILSMTGGGKTNVAQLLVLGLLRQKIPFLVVDWKRSYHTLRSLNHPDVERLQVYSVGRKTGNEFNWNPLRAPPGMHPKTWISVLAEALEKSHVSGPGVADVFIELFDKKFEEMGVYDGKHSMLPNFFDALTELERTRFTGRRMLWQDSCLRILRTFTFGPASGAFNARNPVRLEEVLEQAAIIELDQELPKPLRVFLSDILLRWIHLYRLGQGETDQLRHVTFLEEVHNLFPRSHSEKQSSNSLENVFREIRGFGEGLVSITQHPSLMPIYVLGNCNCQIYLGLQHEDDIHTAKRALFLDDGDEAFLDRLKVGQGIVKIKGRVNPCLVEFPLVAGLKAGGS; translated from the coding sequence TTGAAACCCATTTTGGGCAGGCGAGCGGATGCACTCTGGACAGCGTATGCCACGGCAGAGACGCCCCACTCGAAACTGGAAGCGGAAGCTCTCATCAATATGCTGGCCTCACAATATCTGTCCACCTCCGTGGGTGATGATCAAATCTTGTTGCCACCACCGTCGGCCGAGGCAGCCTCGGGTGAATTTCTGCTCGGCACTCCACGCTATGGGCGCCTGAAATTAAGTCCGATCTATCTGCGGCGTGAAAACTTCATTCGCCAGGTAAGCATCCTGTCCATGACTGGCGGTGGAAAAACCAATGTTGCCCAACTGTTGGTGCTGGGATTGTTGAGGCAGAAGATTCCGTTTCTCGTCGTGGACTGGAAACGGTCCTATCACACGCTGCGTTCCCTGAATCATCCGGATGTCGAACGATTGCAGGTTTATTCGGTGGGCCGGAAGACCGGGAATGAATTCAACTGGAATCCGCTGCGCGCTCCGCCCGGGATGCATCCCAAAACCTGGATCAGCGTGCTGGCCGAAGCGCTGGAGAAATCGCATGTCAGCGGTCCCGGAGTGGCCGACGTGTTCATTGAACTTTTCGACAAAAAGTTCGAGGAAATGGGGGTGTATGACGGGAAGCATTCCATGCTGCCAAATTTCTTCGATGCGCTGACCGAGCTTGAACGCACGCGGTTCACCGGACGACGTATGCTCTGGCAGGATAGTTGTCTCCGGATTTTACGCACCTTTACCTTTGGACCGGCGTCGGGGGCATTCAATGCCCGCAACCCGGTCCGCCTCGAGGAAGTTCTGGAGCAAGCCGCCATCATCGAACTGGATCAAGAGTTGCCGAAGCCGCTGCGAGTGTTCCTGAGCGACATACTGCTCCGGTGGATTCATCTGTATCGCCTGGGCCAGGGCGAGACCGATCAGTTGCGCCATGTGACTTTTCTGGAAGAGGTCCACAATCTGTTTCCGCGGAGTCATTCGGAGAAGCAATCCAGCAACAGCCTGGAAAATGTGTTTCGGGAGATTCGAGGGTTTGGCGAAGGACTGGTCAGCATAACCCAACATCCATCGCTCATGCCGATATATGTCTTGGGAAATTGCAATTGTCAGATTTATCTCGGCCTCCAACACGAGGACGACATCCATACCGCTAAGCGGGCGCTCTTTCTGGATGACGGTGACGAGGCGTTCCTCGACCGGTTGAAGGTCGGTCAGGGTATCGTAAAAATCAAGGGGCGCGTTAACCCGTGTCTGGTGGAGTTTCCTTTGGTCGCAGGGCTTAAGGCCGGGGGCAGCTAG
- a CDS encoding PD-(D/E)XK nuclease family protein, translating to MIWSFSEGKLFRKCQRQWFFNKRLANAISKDPRRREAYLLSKLSSISAWRGKVVDQVIEKVVVPALQRKIIVTLQTATQAANKIFDAQLDFALNRRIREIGFKASEHEDDLAAFFVVEYGGTPEQDEIDLARTEVLKALANLFQSSQFQEVRDNIKSANWLAAQCPITFRYMGATVRAVPDLICLFRDKSPLIIDWKVHHFGVHDYYQQLVAYAITLTRCGEHKGLPAELRRHPAHTVRLVEAQLLTNEARTHLISEEDIQAVEDRMATEIQQMLLAVDGRENKELSAEDFPTTNWAGVCQTCNFRKLCFEVQS from the coding sequence ATGATCTGGTCGTTCTCAGAAGGCAAGCTGTTCCGGAAGTGCCAACGTCAGTGGTTTTTTAACAAGCGCCTTGCGAACGCGATCTCCAAAGATCCCCGGCGTCGAGAGGCATACCTTCTGAGCAAATTGTCTTCTATCAGCGCTTGGCGTGGAAAAGTTGTAGATCAAGTTATCGAAAAGGTTGTTGTTCCCGCCCTCCAACGGAAAATCATCGTAACACTTCAGACTGCCACACAGGCGGCCAACAAGATATTTGACGCTCAACTCGACTTTGCGTTGAACCGCCGCATACGAGAGATTGGTTTCAAGGCGTCCGAGCACGAGGACGACCTAGCTGCTTTCTTTGTGGTGGAATACGGAGGGACTCCCGAACAAGACGAGATTGATCTCGCGAGGACCGAAGTGCTTAAGGCGCTGGCAAACCTTTTTCAGAGCTCCCAATTTCAAGAAGTCAGGGACAATATCAAATCGGCCAACTGGCTTGCTGCGCAGTGTCCCATCACTTTCCGCTACATGGGTGCCACGGTTCGCGCGGTCCCGGACCTCATCTGCCTTTTCCGCGACAAGTCGCCTTTGATCATAGACTGGAAGGTTCACCATTTTGGGGTTCACGATTACTACCAACAGCTTGTCGCCTATGCCATCACTCTGACCCGCTGCGGCGAACACAAGGGATTGCCGGCAGAACTGAGACGGCATCCTGCACACACCGTTCGCCTGGTCGAGGCACAACTGCTCACCAACGAAGCACGAACGCATTTGATCAGCGAAGAAGACATTCAGGCGGTCGAGGATCGTATGGCCACGGAAATTCAGCAAATGCTGTTGGCGGTGGATGGGCGGGAAAACAAGGAGTTATCCGCCGAAGATTTTCCAACGACAAACTGGGCCGGGGTTTGTCAAACCTGCAACTTCCGAAAACTATGCTTTGAGGTACAATCATGA
- a CDS encoding helix-turn-helix domain-containing protein: MNNDLNKLGQFLKRGRERVALSLRAVEESTGISNAYLSQMEGAKVQRPSPVDLHKLCKLYEIPYALAMEYAGYPLPDGMPGATKQQHLLARLGRTTPEEEDALIDYMEFLRAKKRKGR; this comes from the coding sequence ATGAACAACGACCTAAACAAACTCGGGCAGTTTCTCAAGCGAGGCAGAGAGCGTGTGGCGCTATCCTTGCGCGCAGTCGAAGAATCGACTGGTATCTCGAACGCCTATTTGAGCCAGATGGAGGGTGCGAAAGTCCAGCGCCCTTCCCCGGTTGACCTTCACAAACTTTGCAAGCTCTACGAAATTCCGTATGCCTTGGCCATGGAATACGCTGGCTATCCATTGCCGGATGGGATGCCAGGTGCCACGAAACAACAGCACCTCTTAGCCCGGCTGGGGCGGACAACTCCGGAAGAAGAAGACGCACTGATCGATTACATGGAATTTCTTCGAGCGAAGAAGAGGAAGGGCAGATGA
- a CDS encoding single-stranded DNA-binding protein — MNLCVLAGRIVRNASVKGVDRKVLRFTVETRDGHDEGETKERVNQVPCVLFGPSPELEQKLISHGEGLRVELQGRIASWNGEANGRSNVEVVVFNRSLTFAKD, encoded by the coding sequence ATGAACCTGTGTGTGTTAGCCGGGCGCATCGTTCGGAATGCCAGCGTCAAGGGCGTGGACCGGAAAGTTCTGCGGTTTACCGTGGAGACCCGGGACGGCCATGACGAAGGCGAGACGAAGGAGCGCGTGAACCAAGTGCCCTGTGTCCTGTTTGGTCCGTCGCCGGAGTTGGAGCAGAAGCTCATCAGCCACGGGGAAGGATTGCGCGTGGAGTTACAGGGCCGGATCGCCTCGTGGAATGGAGAAGCCAATGGGAGGTCGAACGTAGAAGTCGTGGTTTTTAATCGCAGCCTGACCTTCGCGAAAGACTGA